The Symphalangus syndactylus isolate Jambi chromosome 11, NHGRI_mSymSyn1-v2.1_pri, whole genome shotgun sequence genome contains a region encoding:
- the TRAPPC2L gene encoding trafficking protein particle complex subunit 2-like protein isoform X1: protein MAVCIAVIAKENYPLYIRSTPMENELKFHYMVHTSLDVVDEKISAMGKALVDQRELYLGLLYPTEDYKVYGYVTNSKVKFVMVVDSSNTALRDNEIRSMFRKLHNSYTDVMCNPFYNPGDRIQSSGSVSLSRAFDNMVTSMMIQVC, encoded by the exons ATGGCGGTGTGCATCGCGGTGATCGCCAAGGAG AATTACCCGCTCTATATTCGCAGCACCCCTATGGAGAACGAACTGAAGTTCCACTACATGGTGCACACGTCTCTGGACGTGGTGGATGAGAAGATCTCCGCGATGGGGAAGGCCCTGGTCGACCAGAGGGAGCTGTACCTGGGCCTGCTCTACCCCACGGAGGACTACAAGGT ATACGGCTACGTCACCAACTCCAAGGTGAAGTTTGTCATGGTGGTGGATTCCTCCAACACAGCCCTTCGAGACAATGAAATTCGCAGC ATGTTCCGGAAGCTACACAACTCCTATACGGACGTTATGTGCAACCCCTTCTACAACCCGGGGGACCGCATCCAGTCCAG TGGGTCTGTTTCTCTTAGCAGGGCCTTTGATAACATGGTGACGTCGATGATGATACAGGTGTGCTGA
- the TRAPPC2L gene encoding trafficking protein particle complex subunit 2-like protein isoform X3, translated as MAVCIAVIAKENYPLYIRSTPMENELKFHYMVHTSLDVVDEKISAMGKALVDQRELYLGLLYPTEDYKVYGYVTNSKVKFVMVVDSSNTALRDNEIRSMFRKLHNSYTDVMCNPFYNPGDRIQSRAFDNMVTSMMIQVC; from the exons ATGGCGGTGTGCATCGCGGTGATCGCCAAGGAG AATTACCCGCTCTATATTCGCAGCACCCCTATGGAGAACGAACTGAAGTTCCACTACATGGTGCACACGTCTCTGGACGTGGTGGATGAGAAGATCTCCGCGATGGGGAAGGCCCTGGTCGACCAGAGGGAGCTGTACCTGGGCCTGCTCTACCCCACGGAGGACTACAAGGT ATACGGCTACGTCACCAACTCCAAGGTGAAGTTTGTCATGGTGGTGGATTCCTCCAACACAGCCCTTCGAGACAATGAAATTCGCAGC ATGTTCCGGAAGCTACACAACTCCTATACGGACGTTATGTGCAACCCCTTCTACAACCCGGGGGACCGCATCCAGTCCAG GGCCTTTGATAACATGGTGACGTCGATGATGATACAGGTGTGCTGA
- the TRAPPC2L gene encoding trafficking protein particle complex subunit 2-like protein isoform X2, translated as MAVCIAVIAKENYPLYIRSTPMENELKFHYMVHTSLDVVDEKISAMGKALVDQRELYLGLLYPTEDYKVYGYVTNSKVKFVMVVDSSNTALRDNEIRSMFRKLHNSYTDVMCNPFYNPGDRIQSSRAFDNMVTSMMIQVC; from the exons ATGGCGGTGTGCATCGCGGTGATCGCCAAGGAG AATTACCCGCTCTATATTCGCAGCACCCCTATGGAGAACGAACTGAAGTTCCACTACATGGTGCACACGTCTCTGGACGTGGTGGATGAGAAGATCTCCGCGATGGGGAAGGCCCTGGTCGACCAGAGGGAGCTGTACCTGGGCCTGCTCTACCCCACGGAGGACTACAAGGT ATACGGCTACGTCACCAACTCCAAGGTGAAGTTTGTCATGGTGGTGGATTCCTCCAACACAGCCCTTCGAGACAATGAAATTCGCAGC ATGTTCCGGAAGCTACACAACTCCTATACGGACGTTATGTGCAACCCCTTCTACAACCCGGGGGACCGCATCCAGTCCAG CAGGGCCTTTGATAACATGGTGACGTCGATGATGATACAGGTGTGCTGA
- the TRAPPC2L gene encoding trafficking protein particle complex subunit 2-like protein isoform X5, whose translation MIICLLNYPLYIRSTPMENELKFHYMVHTSLDVVDEKISAMGKALVDQRELYLGLLYPTEDYKVYGYVTNSKVKFVMVVDSSNTALRDNEIRSMFRKLHNSYTDVMCNPFYNPGDRIQSRAFDNMVTSMMIQVC comes from the exons ATGATCATTTGCTTGTTG AATTACCCGCTCTATATTCGCAGCACCCCTATGGAGAACGAACTGAAGTTCCACTACATGGTGCACACGTCTCTGGACGTGGTGGATGAGAAGATCTCCGCGATGGGGAAGGCCCTGGTCGACCAGAGGGAGCTGTACCTGGGCCTGCTCTACCCCACGGAGGACTACAAGGT ATACGGCTACGTCACCAACTCCAAGGTGAAGTTTGTCATGGTGGTGGATTCCTCCAACACAGCCCTTCGAGACAATGAAATTCGCAGC ATGTTCCGGAAGCTACACAACTCCTATACGGACGTTATGTGCAACCCCTTCTACAACCCGGGGGACCGCATCCAGTCCAG GGCCTTTGATAACATGGTGACGTCGATGATGATACAGGTGTGCTGA
- the TRAPPC2L gene encoding trafficking protein particle complex subunit 2-like protein isoform X4: protein MIICLLNYPLYIRSTPMENELKFHYMVHTSLDVVDEKISAMGKALVDQRELYLGLLYPTEDYKVYGYVTNSKVKFVMVVDSSNTALRDNEIRSMFRKLHNSYTDVMCNPFYNPGDRIQSSRAFDNMVTSMMIQVC from the exons ATGATCATTTGCTTGTTG AATTACCCGCTCTATATTCGCAGCACCCCTATGGAGAACGAACTGAAGTTCCACTACATGGTGCACACGTCTCTGGACGTGGTGGATGAGAAGATCTCCGCGATGGGGAAGGCCCTGGTCGACCAGAGGGAGCTGTACCTGGGCCTGCTCTACCCCACGGAGGACTACAAGGT ATACGGCTACGTCACCAACTCCAAGGTGAAGTTTGTCATGGTGGTGGATTCCTCCAACACAGCCCTTCGAGACAATGAAATTCGCAGC ATGTTCCGGAAGCTACACAACTCCTATACGGACGTTATGTGCAACCCCTTCTACAACCCGGGGGACCGCATCCAGTCCAG CAGGGCCTTTGATAACATGGTGACGTCGATGATGATACAGGTGTGCTGA
- the TRAPPC2L gene encoding trafficking protein particle complex subunit 2-like protein isoform X6, whose protein sequence is MENELKFHYMVHTSLDVVDEKISAMGKALVDQRELYLGLLYPTEDYKVYGYVTNSKVKFVMVVDSSNTALRDNEIRSMFRKLHNSYTDVMCNPFYNPGDRIQSSRAFDNMVTSMMIQVC, encoded by the exons ATGGAGAACGAACTGAAGTTCCACTACATGGTGCACACGTCTCTGGACGTGGTGGATGAGAAGATCTCCGCGATGGGGAAGGCCCTGGTCGACCAGAGGGAGCTGTACCTGGGCCTGCTCTACCCCACGGAGGACTACAAGGT ATACGGCTACGTCACCAACTCCAAGGTGAAGTTTGTCATGGTGGTGGATTCCTCCAACACAGCCCTTCGAGACAATGAAATTCGCAGC ATGTTCCGGAAGCTACACAACTCCTATACGGACGTTATGTGCAACCCCTTCTACAACCCGGGGGACCGCATCCAGTCCAG CAGGGCCTTTGATAACATGGTGACGTCGATGATGATACAGGTGTGCTGA